The Pongo abelii isolate AG06213 chromosome 21, NHGRI_mPonAbe1-v2.0_pri, whole genome shotgun sequence genome has a window encoding:
- the LOC100442753 gene encoding protein ALEX, with amino-acid sequence MTARSVDPQRSPDPTFRSSTRHSGKLEPMEATAHLLRKQCPSRLNRPAWEASGLHWSSLDSPVGPMQALRPSAQHSWSPEPSVVPDQAWEDTALHQKKLCPLSLTSLPREAAVNFSHRSQTLLQEAQVLQGSPELLPRSPKPSGLQRLTPEEATALPLRRLCHLSLMEKDLETTAHPRGFPELSHKSTAAASSRQSRPRVRSASLPPRTRLPSGSQAPSAAHPERLSDLLLTSRAAAPGWRSPDPRSRLAAPPLGSTTLPSTWTAPQSRLTARPSRSPEPQIRESEQRDPQLRKKQQRWKKPLMPRREEKSPLRGTDPLPPGQPQRMPPLGQPQRIPLPGQPLQPQPILTPGQPQKIPTPGQHQPILTPGQPQPIPTPGQPLPPQPIPTPGRPLTPQPIPTPGRPLTPQPIPTPGRPLTPQPIPTPGRPLTPQPIPTPGRPLTPQPMPTPGRPLTPQPIQMPGRPLRLPPPLRLLRPGQPLSPQLRQTQGLPLPQPLLPPGQPKSAGRPPQPLPPGPDARSISDPPAPRSRLPIRLLRGLLARLPGGASPRAAAAAAGTTMKGRPAATMTPAETSPTMGPPDASAGFSIGEIAAAESPSATYSATSSCKPSGAASVDLRVPSPKPRAFSRSRRYPWRRSADRCAKKPWRSGPRSAQRRNAVSSSTNNSRTKRWATCVRTACCF; translated from the coding sequence ATGACGGCGAGGTCTGTGGACCCCCAGAGGTCTCCAGACCCAACTTTCAGGTCCTCAACCCGGCATTCAGGGAAGCTGGAGCCCATGGAAGCTACAGCCCACCTCCTGAGGAAGCAATGCCCTTCGAGGTTGAACAGACCAGCTTGGGAAGCTTCTGGCCTACACTGGAGCAGCCTGGATTCCCCAGTGGGGCCCATGCAGGCCTTGAGGCCTTCGGCCCAGCACTCATGGAGCCCGGAGCCTTCAGTGGTGCCAGACCAGGCCTGGGAGGATACAGCCCTCCACCAGAAGAAGCTATGCCCTTTGAGTTTGACCAGCCTGCCCAGAGAAGCTGCAGTCAACTTCTCTCACAGGTCCCAGACCTTGCTCCAGGAGGCCCAGGTGCTGCAGGGGTCCCCGGAGCTCCTCCCGAGGAGCCCCAAGCCTTCGGGCCTGCAAAGGCTGACTCCAGAGGAGGCTACAGCCCTCCCCCTGAGGAGACTATGCCATTTGAGCTTGATGGAGAAGGATTTGGAGACGACAGCCCACCCCCGGGGCTTTCCGGAGTTATCGCACAAGTCGACGGCAGCGGCCAGTTCGCGGCAGTCGCGGCCTCGAGTGCGGTCCGCCTCACTCCCGCCGCGAACGCGCCTCCCCTCTGGGTCCCAGGCGCCATCGGCAGCCCATCCCGAGAGGCTGTCAGACCTCCTTCTAACTTCACGGGCAGCAGCCCCTGGATGGAGATCTCCGGACCCCCGCTCGAGATTGGCAGCGCCCCCGCTGGGGTCGACGACACTCCCGTCAACATGGACAGCCCCCCAATCGCGCTTGACGGCCCGCCCATCAAGGTCTCCGGAGCCCCAGATAAGAGAGAGCGAGCAGAGAGACCCCCAGTTGAGGAAGAAGCAGCAGAGATGGAAGAAGCCGCTGATGCCGCGGAGGGAGGAAAAGTCCCCTCTCCGGGGTACGGATCCCCTGCCGCCGGGGCAGCCTCAGCGGATGCCGCCGCTGGGGCAGCCTCAGCGGATACCGCTGCCAGGGCAGCCCCTGCAGCCCCAGCCGATCCTGACTCCGGGGCAGCCCCAGAAGATCCCGACTCCGGGACAGCACCAGCCGATCCTGACTCCGGGGCAGCCCCAGCCGATCCCGACTCCGGGGCAGCCCCTGCCGCCCCAGCCGATCCCGACTCCGGGGCGGCCCCTGACGCCCCAGCCGATCCCGACTCCGGGGCGGCCCCTGACGCCCCAGCCGATCCCGACTCCGGGGCGGCCCCTGACGCCCCAGCCGATCCCGACTCCGGGGCGGCCCCTGACGCCCCAGCCGATCCCGACTCCGGGGCGGCCCCTGACGCCCCAGCCGATGCCGACTCCGGGGCGGCCCCTGACGCCCCAGCCGATCCAGATGCCGGGGCGGCCCCTGAGGCTCCCGCCGCCCCTGCGGCTGCTGAGACCCGGGCAGCCCCTGTCGCCCCAGCTGCGCCAGACGCAGGGGCTCCCACTGCCCCAGCCGCTTCTGCCACCCGGGCAGCCCAAGTCCGCCGGGCGGCCTCCGCAGCCCCTGCCTCCGGGGCCAGACGCAAGATCCATCTCAGACCCCCCAGCCCCGAGATCCAGGCTGCCGATCCGCCTACTCCGCGGCCTACTCGCGCGTCTGCCTGGCGGGGCAAGTCCGAGAGCAGCCGCGGCCGCCGCGGGTACTACGATGAAGGGGCGGCCAGCAGCGACGATGACTCCAGCGGAGACGAGTCCGACGATGGGACCTCCGGATGCTTCCGCTGGTTTCAGCATCGGCGAAATCGCCGCCGCCGAAAGCCCCAGCGCAACTTACTCCGCAACTTCCTCGTGCAAGCCTTCGGGGGCTGCTTCGGTCGATCTGAGAGTCCCCAGCCCAAAGCCTCGCGCTTTTTCAAGGTCAAGAAGGTACCCCTGGCGGAGAAGCGCAGACAGATGCGCAAAGAAGCCCTGGAGAAGCGGGCCCAGAAGCGCGCAGAGAAGAAACGCAGTAAGCTCATCGACAAACAACTCCAGGACGAAAAGATGGGCTACATGTGTACGCACCGCCTGCTGCTTCTAG